A genomic window from Anthocerotibacter panamensis C109 includes:
- a CDS encoding DUF4145 domain-containing protein has product MSNFNIAALHLAKSIKADVDSSLLPPSEGQPSSSERVIYLSLVKGTRHYIEQIAHQINGCYENGWYDACAVMIRRLIETLIIESFEAHSIASKIKSSSGDFLSLKDLINSTVNETTWAIGRNACRALPRLKDIGNKSAHSRRYVAHRQDIDKVIDDLRIVIQELLFLSRLKE; this is encoded by the coding sequence GTGAGTAATTTCAACATTGCAGCACTTCATCTAGCAAAAAGCATCAAAGCAGATGTAGATTCTTCTTTACTTCCACCATCTGAAGGGCAGCCATCCTCCTCTGAAAGAGTTATTTATCTTTCTCTAGTTAAAGGAACGCGGCATTATATAGAGCAAATTGCTCACCAAATCAATGGATGCTATGAGAATGGTTGGTATGATGCTTGTGCTGTGATGATCCGACGCTTAATTGAGACCTTAATTATAGAGTCTTTTGAAGCACATTCTATTGCTAGTAAAATCAAGAGTTCAAGTGGAGATTTCCTATCTTTAAAAGATTTGATTAATAGCACTGTCAACGAAACGACATGGGCAATAGGAAGAAATGCTTGTAGGGCGCTACCACGTCTCAAAGATATTGGAAATAAGTCTGCACATAGCCGGAGATATGTTGCTCATCGACAAGATATAGATAAAGTAATCGATGATTTGCGCATAGTTATCCAGGAGTTATTATTCCTGTCAAGGTTAAAAGAATAA
- a CDS encoding DUF5343 domain-containing protein, translating into MTDERKSFPKIPTKNWWLLRDHFKKTVPKTITDSFLASVLAISKSSTKASVLIPLRSIGFIDEQGAPTELVYDWRNDEYYSTVCKTIISQVYPQELLDAFPDPNNQSEKVAQWFMSYTRAGNGAVKAYTAFYLLLCKADYNARNKKLNKQKSAVNPLVSAQKVKARKDSQETHKTALGSTNAQTRSPSVQLNTVPSLHIDIQIHLSSDASAEQIDKVFASMARHLKDFQIPSVPEDK; encoded by the coding sequence ATGACAGACGAGAGAAAAAGTTTTCCAAAGATCCCAACCAAAAATTGGTGGCTTCTTCGAGATCATTTTAAAAAAACTGTCCCAAAAACAATTACAGATAGCTTTTTAGCTTCTGTACTAGCTATCAGTAAAAGTTCGACAAAAGCTAGTGTTCTAATTCCTTTGAGGTCAATTGGTTTTATTGATGAACAAGGTGCTCCCACAGAACTTGTCTACGATTGGCGAAATGATGAATACTACAGCACGGTTTGTAAGACTATCATAAGCCAAGTTTATCCTCAGGAGTTGCTAGATGCATTCCCCGACCCAAATAATCAAAGCGAAAAGGTGGCTCAATGGTTTATGAGTTATACTCGTGCAGGTAATGGCGCAGTAAAGGCTTATACGGCTTTCTATTTGTTGCTTTGCAAGGCGGATTACAACGCTAGAAACAAAAAATTAAATAAGCAAAAGTCTGCTGTTAATCCCTTAGTCTCTGCACAGAAAGTTAAGGCTCGAAAGGATTCACAGGAAACACATAAGACTGCACTAGGTAGTACTAATGCTCAAACTAGGTCTCCTTCTGTTCAGTTAAATACCGTTCCTTCTTTGCATATAGATATTCAGATCCACCTCTCCTCTGATGCATCAGCAGAACAAATTGATAAAGTTTTTGCCAGTATGGCACGCCATTTAAAAGATTTCCAAATTCCATCAGTTCCAGAGGATAAGTGA
- a CDS encoding BolA family protein, with protein MNPTALEQVLTNAFPQGRVQVRDLTGGGDHFQALVITPEFEGKTLIEQHKMIYAALGDLMREHIHALTLQTYTPVQWEKLK; from the coding sequence ATGAACCCCACGGCACTTGAACAAGTACTCACCAATGCCTTTCCTCAGGGCCGGGTTCAGGTCCGGGACCTGACCGGTGGCGGGGATCATTTTCAAGCCCTCGTCATCACCCCTGAATTTGAAGGCAAAACGCTGATCGAGCAGCATAAGATGATCTATGCCGCTCTAGGCGATCTGATGCGGGAGCACATCCACGCCCTCACCCTACAAACCTACACCCCTGTCCAATGGGAGAAGTTGAAATGA
- the grxD gene encoding Grx4 family monothiol glutaredoxin, producing MNEATKQRIDELVTNNPVMVFMKGDRYFPQCGFSGTVIQILENLGAQYTTADILSDPELRQGIKEYSNWPTIPQVYVQGKFVGGCDIMRELYTRGELPTVLEPALKA from the coding sequence ATGAACGAAGCCACCAAACAGCGTATTGACGAACTGGTTACCAACAACCCCGTGATGGTGTTTATGAAAGGGGACCGCTATTTCCCGCAGTGCGGCTTCTCCGGCACCGTGATCCAAATTCTGGAAAATCTGGGCGCGCAATACACCACAGCCGATATTCTCTCTGACCCCGAATTGCGTCAGGGTATCAAGGAATATTCCAACTGGCCGACAATCCCACAGGTCTACGTGCAGGGCAAGTTCGTGGGCGGCTGCGACATCATGCGCGAACTCTACACACGGGGCGAACTCCCGACCGTCCTGGAACCGGCGCTGAAGGCGTAA
- a CDS encoding 2Fe-2S iron-sulfur cluster-binding protein produces MATIIYQREGTQVTVPDGSNLREVSLNASIELYKPLRKLLCCNGNGDCGTCVVDILEGEDSLSDRTPAEQRMLARKSITNRLACQTLVYGNVTVQTRP; encoded by the coding sequence ATGGCAACCATCATCTACCAGCGTGAAGGCACCCAGGTCACTGTCCCCGACGGCAGTAACCTCCGCGAAGTCTCCCTCAACGCCAGCATCGAACTATATAAGCCCTTGCGTAAACTCCTGTGCTGCAACGGCAATGGTGACTGCGGCACCTGCGTAGTAGATATCTTAGAGGGCGAAGACAGCCTCTCTGACCGTACCCCCGCCGAACAACGGATGCTTGCCCGCAAGTCGATCACCAACCGCCTCGCCTGCCAGACCCTAGTTTACGGCAACGTCACTGTGCAGACCCGTCCGTAA
- a CDS encoding photosystem II chlorophyll-binding protein CP47, with protein MGLPWYRVHTVVTNDPGRLIAVHLMHTALVAGWAGSMALYEVATYNPTDAVLNPMWRQGMYVLPFMTRLGVVNSWSGWSVFGPYSADGYGNLLTGDIGVWSYEGIAGAHIVLAGLLFLAACWHWVNWDLDLFRDARTGDLVLDLPKIFGIHLLLSGLACFGFGAFHLTGVFGPGMWVTDPLGLTGHVQPVAPAWGPDGFDPYNPGGIVAHHIAAGIVGILGGLFHIFVRPPERLYRSLRMGNIETVLSSSIAAVFFAAFVVAGTMWYGTAAAPVDLFGPTRFQWDDKVFDREIAKRVEEGLKAGKSPSQANALYTLSAYEKEVLVDKTKTRPGWSEKVAQEAVSNRLRFYNYVGNNPAKGGLFRAGAMNSGDGLAKGWLGHPVFIDGEGRVLKVDRINTLFETQPVVLKDKDGLVRADIPFQRSEAQFSFEQTGVKVQFLGGKLDGKTYTDPAEVKRFARRAQFGELFEFDSTNADGVFRASPRTWFALAHGVFALLFFFGHIWHGARTLFLDVFTGLDPNIEEEDFEYGTFKKVGDKTTRAA; from the coding sequence ATGGGATTACCTTGGTACAGAGTGCACACGGTGGTGACGAATGACCCTGGTCGTTTGATTGCCGTCCATCTGATGCACACAGCCCTTGTTGCGGGCTGGGCTGGTTCGATGGCGCTCTACGAAGTCGCCACCTACAATCCTACCGATGCCGTGCTCAACCCGATGTGGCGTCAGGGCATGTACGTCCTACCCTTCATGACGCGCCTCGGGGTCGTCAATTCTTGGTCTGGCTGGTCGGTCTTCGGTCCCTATTCCGCTGACGGTTACGGAAATCTCCTGACCGGCGATATTGGCGTTTGGTCCTATGAAGGGATCGCCGGAGCCCACATTGTGTTGGCTGGTCTGTTGTTCCTGGCTGCTTGCTGGCACTGGGTCAACTGGGACCTCGACTTGTTTCGGGATGCCCGCACCGGGGATCTGGTGCTGGACTTGCCCAAGATTTTTGGCATCCATCTTTTGCTTTCTGGGCTCGCCTGCTTCGGTTTTGGAGCCTTTCACCTAACGGGGGTTTTTGGCCCAGGGATGTGGGTAACCGACCCCTTGGGCCTGACCGGGCACGTACAGCCGGTCGCACCTGCCTGGGGACCTGACGGCTTTGATCCCTATAACCCTGGCGGGATCGTTGCTCACCACATTGCAGCAGGTATTGTCGGTATCTTAGGTGGACTATTTCACATCTTTGTCCGTCCGCCAGAACGACTTTATCGCTCCCTACGTATGGGCAATATTGAAACCGTCCTCTCCAGTTCGATTGCAGCCGTTTTCTTTGCCGCTTTCGTGGTGGCTGGGACCATGTGGTATGGCACGGCGGCGGCTCCGGTAGACCTCTTTGGCCCGACGCGCTTCCAGTGGGACGACAAAGTCTTTGACCGCGAAATCGCCAAGCGGGTTGAAGAAGGTCTCAAGGCGGGTAAATCCCCTTCTCAGGCTAATGCCCTCTACACTCTGAGTGCCTACGAAAAAGAAGTTCTTGTGGACAAAACCAAGACCCGCCCCGGCTGGTCTGAAAAAGTCGCCCAGGAAGCCGTCTCCAACCGGCTACGCTTCTACAACTACGTCGGCAACAACCCAGCTAAGGGCGGTCTGTTCCGCGCTGGAGCCATGAATAGCGGTGACGGTCTAGCTAAGGGATGGCTTGGTCATCCCGTTTTCATTGATGGCGAAGGCCGTGTCCTCAAGGTAGACCGCATCAACACCCTGTTTGAGACCCAACCCGTTGTCCTCAAGGACAAAGACGGTTTGGTCCGCGCCGACATCCCTTTCCAGCGCTCTGAGGCTCAATTCAGCTTTGAGCAGACTGGGGTGAAGGTGCAGTTCCTCGGCGGTAAGCTCGATGGCAAGACCTACACCGACCCGGCTGAGGTCAAGCGCTTTGCCCGTCGTGCTCAGTTTGGTGAACTCTTTGAATTTGACAGCACCAATGCCGATGGCGTGTTCCGCGCCAGCCCGCGCACTTGGTTCGCTCTGGCCCATGGGGTCTTTGCTCTGCTGTTCTTCTTCGGCCACATCTGGCACGGGGCACGGACTCTGTTCCTGGATGTGTTCACCGGCCTCGATCCCAACATTGAGGAAGAAGACTTCGAGTACGGTACCTTCAAGAAGGTTGGAGATAAGACCACCCGCGCTGCATAA
- a CDS encoding photosystem II reaction center protein T codes for MESGITTIVYVVILAMILGTLFFAIFFREDPSKFLKKRK; via the coding sequence ATGGAAAGTGGGATAACCACGATTGTGTACGTCGTCATTTTGGCCATGATCCTGGGGACGCTCTTCTTCGCCATCTTTTTCCGGGAAGACCCGAGCAAGTTTCTGAAGAAGCGTAAATAA
- the petM gene encoding cytochrome b6-f complex subunit PetM — protein sequence MGELFTTAGIIIVFTLVGMAVGFAIIKLRGEVKE from the coding sequence ATGGGAGAGCTTTTTACAACAGCGGGCATCATCATTGTCTTCACCCTGGTGGGTATGGCGGTGGGCTTCGCTATCATCAAGCTTCGCGGCGAAGTCAAAGAATAG
- a CDS encoding lytic transglycosylase domain-containing protein, giving the protein MPTLRTVSVVLVAALTLGGAVTYTCWANSGTESRRTRPQARSERIQNLQARLAQAQEPQEQARLRYMLGSALQDLGDYPAALEYLTGLEDQYPLLKERVLAKQAQALMATQQPAQALWLEVAQIRGPLRPEALYQLGDSGNIDRWGQLITEFPAHPRTALALEKLLQSNPSRTDYLRQYVSYFADQPASVRYAKQLETSATLTPQDWEQLSRVYFQNKEYQRALLALSRAPASPANGLLMGKSYQALNNRDQAQAAFDRLAASFPASLEAGQGQLLKANLLPKAQRGDFYRQVAANYPTVGAEALERLAKLTTGSEQQQVYSQMVKRFPQSEQAVDAAWELAWQASQNGDLATARTLGERALTEFPADKYTTPRLGFWAGRWAEATGAEQQAQLLFRTVLNRFPASYYGWRSAVHLGLEGAVARFQARTLPFEIRIDGMLPRRLPSGSAIVQELYGLGLPQDALAQFLAERSGQTEPEARDRATEAMLRGQTGQNLAAMRQLVALAYADGPEVRELHQERSFWEAAYPTPYWDDLSTWARQQEVNPLLALALMRQESAFEPAIRSRVGALGLMQIMPATGQQIAGALGVSNYSLTRPNDNIRFGTWYLAHTHERWQDNSLLAVASYNAGPGNVSKWVKTIPLSDPERFIEQIPFRETKGYVKSVFGNYWNYLRLYSPEFQQQVASLAAGKTLVANRGE; this is encoded by the coding sequence ATGCCCACCCTGCGAACGGTGTCTGTAGTCCTAGTCGCTGCCCTGACGCTGGGGGGGGCCGTAACCTATACCTGTTGGGCCAATAGCGGGACCGAAAGTCGCCGCACTCGTCCTCAAGCCCGCTCAGAACGTATTCAAAATCTACAGGCTCGTCTCGCTCAGGCCCAAGAGCCCCAAGAACAGGCCCGTCTACGCTATATGCTGGGCAGTGCGCTCCAGGATTTGGGGGATTACCCTGCCGCCTTGGAATACTTGACCGGACTGGAGGACCAGTATCCTCTGCTCAAAGAGCGCGTCTTAGCCAAGCAGGCTCAAGCTCTTATGGCGACCCAACAACCGGCTCAAGCCCTGTGGTTGGAGGTGGCTCAAATCCGTGGTCCCCTGCGCCCCGAAGCCTTATATCAACTGGGGGATAGCGGAAATATTGACCGCTGGGGGCAGCTCATCACCGAATTTCCGGCCCATCCTCGGACTGCTCTAGCGCTGGAAAAGCTACTCCAAAGCAACCCTAGCCGGACAGATTATCTGCGCCAGTACGTGAGCTACTTTGCGGACCAGCCCGCCAGTGTGCGCTACGCCAAACAACTGGAGACCAGCGCTACGCTCACCCCCCAGGACTGGGAGCAGTTGAGCCGTGTCTATTTCCAGAACAAAGAATATCAGCGAGCACTCCTCGCCTTGAGCCGTGCCCCTGCCAGTCCCGCCAACGGGCTTCTGATGGGCAAGAGCTATCAGGCCCTCAACAACCGCGACCAAGCACAGGCGGCCTTTGACCGGCTAGCGGCGAGTTTCCCTGCGAGCCTGGAAGCAGGTCAGGGCCAACTGCTCAAAGCCAACCTGCTGCCCAAGGCGCAGCGCGGCGACTTCTACCGACAGGTGGCTGCGAACTACCCGACGGTGGGAGCCGAAGCCCTGGAGCGGCTGGCGAAGCTAACCACCGGCAGTGAGCAGCAACAGGTCTACAGCCAAATGGTGAAGCGCTTTCCCCAGAGTGAACAGGCTGTGGATGCAGCTTGGGAACTGGCTTGGCAGGCCAGCCAAAACGGCGACCTAGCGACGGCCCGCACCTTGGGCGAGCGGGCACTCACCGAGTTTCCTGCGGATAAGTACACTACCCCACGCCTAGGTTTTTGGGCAGGGCGTTGGGCCGAGGCCACCGGAGCGGAGCAGCAGGCGCAGCTACTCTTTCGGACCGTGCTCAATCGCTTCCCAGCTTCCTACTATGGTTGGCGCTCGGCGGTCCATTTGGGACTAGAGGGGGCTGTAGCCCGTTTCCAGGCTCGCACATTGCCTTTTGAGATCCGCATTGACGGGATGTTGCCCAGGCGTCTCCCGAGTGGGTCGGCTATCGTGCAGGAGCTGTATGGTCTTGGACTGCCCCAAGATGCCCTCGCCCAGTTTTTGGCCGAACGGAGCGGACAGACTGAGCCTGAAGCCCGTGACCGGGCCACAGAGGCCATGCTTCGGGGGCAGACCGGACAAAATCTTGCTGCGATGCGGCAGTTGGTTGCCCTGGCCTACGCCGATGGCCCTGAAGTCCGCGAACTCCATCAGGAGCGCAGCTTTTGGGAAGCTGCTTACCCCACCCCTTACTGGGATGACCTGAGCACTTGGGCGAGGCAGCAGGAGGTCAACCCCCTGCTTGCGCTGGCTTTGATGCGCCAGGAGTCAGCCTTCGAGCCCGCTATCCGTTCTCGCGTCGGAGCCTTGGGCCTGATGCAGATCATGCCCGCCACAGGACAGCAGATTGCCGGGGCTTTGGGTGTATCCAACTATTCGCTGACCCGCCCCAACGACAATATCCGCTTCGGCACATGGTATCTAGCGCACACCCACGAGCGCTGGCAGGACAACTCCCTGCTCGCCGTAGCCAGCTACAACGCCGGTCCTGGAAATGTCAGCAAGTGGGTCAAGACTATCCCGTTGAGCGACCCGGAGCGCTTTATCGAACAGATCCCCTTTCGCGAGACCAAGGGCTACGTCAAATCCGTTTTCGGTAACTATTGGAACTATCTCAGACTCTACAGCCCCGAGTTTCAGCAGCAGGTGGCGTCGCTGGCGGCGGGCAAGACCCTGGTAGCGAACCGAGGGGAGTAA
- a CDS encoding DUF4864 domain-containing protein, with amino-acid sequence MIDADYTAIRSVVERQLEAFQKDDALSAFAFASPGIQAQFQDPERFMAMVKTTYRTVYRPRSVMFEKVTLVRGEPTQIVVFLDGQGKLLRAYYLMEQQADKTWRIAGCYLVSLDEPVV; translated from the coding sequence ATGATTGATGCTGACTATACTGCTATCCGTTCTGTGGTCGAGCGGCAACTCGAAGCGTTCCAGAAAGACGATGCTCTGAGCGCTTTTGCCTTTGCCAGCCCGGGTATTCAGGCGCAGTTCCAGGACCCGGAGCGCTTCATGGCTATGGTCAAAACGACCTACCGGACGGTCTATCGCCCCCGCTCGGTGATGTTTGAAAAAGTAACGCTGGTCCGGGGAGAACCCACCCAGATCGTCGTTTTCCTGGATGGTCAGGGCAAACTGCTCCGGGCCTATTATCTGATGGAACAACAGGCGGACAAAACTTGGCGCATCGCCGGATGCTACCTCGTCTCGTTGGATGAACCTGTTGTCTGA
- a CDS encoding tryptophan 2,3-dioxygenase family protein produces the protein MTQSYPAQPLPPHDPDLDTSQNHYWSYHNLAHLLACKKPLTASQDEDLFIAVHQICELAFQQMITDLERTLEALAVAVDADPVVEDTSEALYFLRRVLRLWEVVLTTMPILGTMRGFAEFRTTIGPTSGFQSFQFRRLEVMSGVQEPYWKGGTNDAQGIPHPAEVAFNRRYAEEVAHWFAYYREHSLTYYYRLLLGRASGQDECQKIHHLLDHPHAAPLLKDLASYDSFQIRFHRAHLGLAIQQLTLVGADKGTGGTAYRAYLSKYDREMAPLFASLQEAYTAQLSDAQSD, from the coding sequence ATGACTCAATCCTATCCAGCTCAACCTTTACCCCCCCACGACCCAGACCTAGATACCAGCCAGAACCACTACTGGAGCTATCACAACCTCGCCCATCTCCTCGCTTGCAAAAAGCCGCTCACAGCCTCCCAAGACGAGGACTTATTCATCGCAGTCCATCAGATCTGCGAATTGGCTTTCCAGCAGATGATCACCGACTTGGAGCGGACCCTAGAGGCGCTGGCTGTAGCCGTGGATGCAGACCCGGTGGTGGAGGACACCAGCGAAGCGCTTTATTTTCTGCGCAGGGTGCTGCGCCTCTGGGAGGTAGTACTCACAACCATGCCCATTTTGGGGACTATGCGCGGGTTTGCGGAATTTCGGACAACCATCGGGCCGACGAGCGGTTTTCAATCCTTTCAGTTCCGCCGTCTGGAGGTCATGAGCGGGGTCCAGGAACCCTACTGGAAAGGAGGGACGAACGATGCTCAAGGTATACCGCACCCCGCTGAGGTGGCGTTTAACCGACGCTACGCAGAGGAGGTGGCCCACTGGTTTGCGTACTACCGGGAACACAGCCTCACGTACTACTACAGGCTGCTGCTGGGACGGGCTTCTGGTCAAGACGAGTGCCAAAAAATTCACCACCTCCTGGACCATCCCCATGCTGCTCCCCTGCTCAAGGATCTAGCCAGCTACGACAGCTTCCAAATCCGCTTTCATCGCGCCCATCTAGGTTTGGCTATCCAACAGTTGACTCTGGTGGGAGCGGACAAGGGCACTGGAGGAACGGCCTATAGAGCTTATTTGAGCAAGTACGACCGAGAAATGGCCCCGCTCTTTGCAAGCCTACAAGAAGCTTACACTGCACAGCTTTCTGATGCGCAGTCAGACTAA
- the dnaG gene encoding DNA primase: MSTPLLDPRTIDEVRQKADIYDVVAEKVVLRRSGKDFRGMCPFHEGKGLSFSVNPSKNLYKCFACGVGGDTINFVMRLEKIPYVEAVLELARRYNVQIHTSPERRAEYTRKLSREQQLLEILQEATHFYTHSLQSTTGQLARDYLDRRGLTLQTRQKFQLGYAPPGWNTLTTHLVEHKRFPAPLVEAAGLIKAREGGRGWFDYFRHRLIIPITDSRGRVVAFGGRTLGEDQPKYLNSPETELFEKGKILFGLDHAKNSIAKSDCAVVVEGYFDVISLHQAGIPNTVATLGTALAEYQVKQLLRLTPSQQVVLNFDADTAGEKATSRAVAYFKQLGSLGIQPKVLTIPQGKDPDEFIQRHGTDAYLTLVREAPTWRDWVIEGIFRGRDTKRAADFQHCAQAAVELLTEITNSLERTHYLHEIAGRLAAGHGRLNGQIEEELRKRIRSRRWRGPVTKTREDPANKLYTAEFQLLQIFLNIPEYQADITRTLEEEDLEFSFPIHRRIWQLVADLLEECPEHLVPELQRRVAEDSALHDYIHSLLWVSDMNRISLMRPSLVMRAALANMALEICQKRYFHWTRYCEEAFTQGRRDEARHYQEQIHLEHQRIQELQSRCRLTLEQMTNLEETLLPEEEAF, from the coding sequence GTGAGCACGCCCCTACTCGACCCGAGGACCATCGATGAGGTCCGCCAAAAAGCGGACATCTACGATGTGGTGGCCGAGAAGGTCGTACTGCGCCGCTCCGGGAAAGATTTCCGGGGGATGTGTCCTTTTCATGAAGGCAAGGGCCTCAGCTTCTCGGTCAACCCGAGCAAGAATTTATACAAATGCTTCGCGTGTGGCGTAGGCGGCGACACAATCAATTTCGTGATGCGTCTGGAGAAGATCCCCTACGTCGAGGCCGTGCTGGAATTGGCCCGCCGCTATAACGTCCAAATCCATACCTCGCCTGAGCGCCGCGCTGAATATACCCGCAAGCTCTCGCGCGAGCAGCAACTCCTGGAGATCTTGCAGGAGGCAACCCATTTTTATACTCATTCGCTCCAGAGTACGACCGGACAACTGGCCCGTGATTATCTCGACCGCCGGGGGCTCACCCTCCAGACGCGCCAAAAATTCCAACTGGGCTATGCGCCTCCGGGCTGGAACACGCTCACGACCCATCTGGTCGAGCACAAGCGTTTCCCGGCTCCCTTGGTCGAGGCGGCAGGACTGATCAAGGCGCGCGAGGGGGGACGGGGCTGGTTCGACTATTTCCGTCATCGCTTGATTATTCCGATTACCGATAGCCGGGGGCGGGTCGTGGCTTTTGGGGGCCGGACTTTGGGCGAGGACCAACCCAAATACCTCAACTCCCCGGAGACCGAACTGTTTGAGAAGGGCAAGATCCTCTTTGGCCTCGACCACGCCAAAAATTCGATTGCCAAATCCGATTGCGCGGTGGTGGTGGAAGGCTATTTCGATGTCATCTCTCTGCATCAAGCCGGGATTCCCAATACCGTCGCCACGCTCGGGACCGCCCTAGCGGAATATCAGGTGAAGCAACTGTTGCGGCTGACCCCTTCGCAGCAGGTGGTCCTCAACTTTGATGCAGATACAGCGGGGGAGAAAGCGACGAGTCGGGCGGTCGCGTATTTCAAGCAGTTGGGGAGTCTGGGGATCCAACCCAAAGTCCTCACGATTCCCCAAGGCAAAGACCCGGACGAATTTATCCAACGCCATGGAACCGACGCCTACCTGACCTTAGTCCGAGAAGCTCCCACATGGCGCGACTGGGTGATCGAGGGTATCTTCCGGGGGCGGGATACCAAGAGGGCGGCGGATTTTCAGCACTGCGCTCAGGCGGCGGTGGAACTGCTCACCGAGATTACCAACAGTCTGGAGCGGACCCACTATCTCCATGAAATCGCGGGTCGGCTCGCGGCGGGCCATGGTCGTCTCAATGGACAGATCGAAGAAGAACTCCGTAAGCGCATCCGTTCGCGCCGCTGGCGTGGCCCTGTCACCAAGACCCGCGAAGACCCAGCCAACAAGCTCTATACCGCCGAATTCCAGCTTTTGCAGATCTTCCTCAACATTCCTGAGTATCAGGCAGATATCACCCGCACCCTGGAGGAGGAAGACCTGGAGTTCTCCTTCCCGATACACCGCCGTATCTGGCAGTTGGTGGCGGACCTCTTGGAGGAGTGCCCGGAGCACCTCGTCCCTGAACTTCAGCGCCGTGTAGCTGAGGACAGCGCCCTCCACGACTACATCCACAGCCTGCTGTGGGTCTCCGATATGAACCGAATTTCTTTAATGCGCCCCAGTCTGGTCATGCGCGCCGCCCTCGCCAATATGGCTCTGGAGATCTGCCAGAAGCGCTACTTTCACTGGACCCGCTACTGTGAAGAAGCCTTCACCCAAGGCCGTCGCGACGAAGCTCGCCACTACCAAGAACAGATTCACCTAGAGCACCAGCGTATTCAGGAACTCCAGAGCCGCTGCCGCCTGACCCTAGAGCAGATGACCAACCTAGAGGAAACCCTCCTACCCGAGGAAGAAGCTTTTTAG
- the ndk gene encoding nucleoside-diphosphate kinase — MERTFIAVKPDGVQRGLVGPILSRFEQKGFKLVGLKLMVVSKELAEKHYAEHAGKPFFPGLVSFITSGPVVALVLEGKGVIAAARAIIGATNPLNAPPGTLRGDFGIDIGRNLIHGSDGPESASREIALWFSPDALADWTPAVSTWIYE, encoded by the coding sequence GTGGAACGTACCTTTATTGCAGTTAAGCCAGACGGAGTGCAGCGGGGACTCGTGGGGCCAATCCTCAGCCGCTTCGAGCAGAAAGGATTTAAGCTAGTCGGGCTCAAGCTCATGGTAGTAAGCAAAGAACTCGCCGAGAAGCACTATGCCGAACATGCGGGCAAGCCATTTTTCCCGGGGCTGGTCAGCTTTATCACCTCGGGTCCGGTCGTGGCCTTGGTTTTGGAGGGCAAAGGGGTAATCGCTGCCGCCCGCGCTATTATAGGGGCGACTAATCCGCTTAATGCTCCTCCCGGCACGCTCCGGGGCGACTTCGGGATCGACATCGGGCGCAACCTCATCCATGGCTCTGACGGTCCTGAGTCTGCTAGCCGGGAGATTGCCCTCTGGTTTAGCCCGGATGCGTTGGCTGATTGGACGCCTGCTGTTTCCACGTGGATCTACGAATAA